A window of the Ostrea edulis chromosome 1, xbOstEdul1.1, whole genome shotgun sequence genome harbors these coding sequences:
- the LOC125663702 gene encoding small nuclear ribonucleoprotein Sm D3-like — translation MSIGVPIKVLHEAEGHIVTCETTTGEVYRGKLVEAEDNMNCQMSAITVTYRDGRVAQLENVYLRGSKIRFLILPDMLKNAPMFKRVQGKGGSANRGKSAILRTQAARGRGRAGPGGPRGGGGNMYQNRRR, via the exons ATGTCTATTGGTGTTCCAATTAAAGTACTGCACGAAGCAGAAGGACACATTGTGACATGTGAAACAACAACCGGCGAAGTTTACAGAGGAAAACTTGTCGAAGCTGAGGATAATATGAATTGTCAAATGTCTGCAATAACGGTTACATACAGAGATGGTCGAGTGGCTCAGTTAGAAAACGTATATCTGAGAGGCAGCAAAATTCGTTTTTTAATATTACCAGACATGTTAAAGAATGCACCAATGTTCAAAAGAGTGCAAGGGAAAGGAGGGTCAGCGAACAGAGGAAAATCTGCCATTCTACGAACACAAG CTGCCAGGGGTCGAGGAAGGGCAGGACCAGGAGGACCAAGAGGGGGAGGTGGCAACATGTATCAAAATCGTCGACGTTAA